One Ovis aries strain OAR_USU_Benz2616 breed Rambouillet chromosome 4, ARS-UI_Ramb_v3.0, whole genome shotgun sequence DNA window includes the following coding sequences:
- the UBN2 gene encoding ubinuclein-2 isoform X6, which yields MLAKKFEMKYGGKPRKHRRDRLQDLIDIGFGYDETDPFIDNSEAYDELVPASLTTKYGGFYINTGTLQFRQASDTEEDDTTDNQKHKPPKIPKIKEDDIEMKKRKRKEEGEKEKKPRKKVPKQLGVMALNSHKSEKKKKRYKDSLSLAAMIRKFQKEKDALKKESNPKTPVNFSASSLNKPPSAAVALGNDVSDLNLNSADPDLPIFVSTNEHELFQEAENALEMLDDFDFDRLLDAASNGSPLSESGGENGNTTQPTYASQVMPKVVPTLPEGLPVLLEKRIEDLRVAAKLFDEEGRKKFFTQDMNNILLDIELQLQELGPVIRSGVYSHLEAFVPCNKETLVKRLKKLHLNVQDDRLREPLQKLKLAVSNVMPEQLFKYQEDCQARNQAKCAKFHTDEEREKNGSEEDDEEKPGKRVIGPRKKFHWDDTIRTLLCNLVEIKLGCYELEPNKSQSAEDYLKSFMETEVKPLWPKGWMQARMLFKESRSVHNHLTSAPAKKKVIPAPKPKVKECSPKKDQKTPASSVASVGGPSTSSSTSAVASTSSGSTPVQETICLDDSLDEELSFHPPALDLVSEALAVINNGNKGPPAGSRISMPTAKPRPGLREEKLASIMSKLPLATPKKLDSTQTAHSSSLIAGHTGPVPKKPQDLAHTGISSGLIAGSSIQNPKVSLEPLPARLLQQGLQRSSQIHASSSSQTHVSSSSQAQVAASSHTLGTSEAQDASPLTQVTKVHQHSAVQQNYVSPLQATISKSQTNPVVKLSNNPQLSCSSPLTKTSDKPLMYRLPLSTPPPGNGSQGSHSLVSRTVPSTTTSTNYLAKAMVSQISTQGFKSPFSMAASPKLASSPKPATSPKPLPSAKPSASPKPSQSAKPSVSTKLISKNNPTPKPTVSPSSSSPNALVAQSSHSSSNNPVHKQPSGMNISRQSPTLNLLPLNRTSGLPSTKNLQAPSKLTNSPSTGTVGKNSLSGIAMNVPASRGSNLNSSGANRTSLSGGTGSGTQGATKPLSTPQRPSSASGSSAATASVQSTAGASLLANASPLTLMTSPLSVTNQNVTPFGMLGGLVPVTMPFQFPLELLGFGTDTAGVTTTSGSTSAAFHHSLTQNLLKGLQPGAQHAAALSHAPLPTHVQQTFNDGGQSKGDTKLPRKSQ from the exons GGTGGGAAGCCCCGTAAACACCGGAGGGATCGGCTACAAGATTTAATCGATATAGGCTTTGGCTATGATGAGACAGATCCGTTTATTGATAACTCAGAGGCT TATGACGAATTAGTTCCTGCTTCTCTAACAACAAAATATGGAGGCTTTTATATCAATACTGGCACTCTCCAGTTTCGCCAAGCTTCAGATACTGAAGAAGACGATACCACAGACAACCAAAAGCACAAGCCACCCAAA ATTcccaaaataaaagaagatgatattgagatgaagaagaggaagcggaaagaggaaggggaaaaggagaagaagcCAAGGAAAAAAGTACCCAAGCAACTGGG AGTTATGGCTCTAAATTCAcacaaatctgaaaaaaagaagaaacgtTATAAAGATTCTCTTTCTCTAGCTGCCATgataagaaaatttcagaaagagaaggatgCATTAAAGAAGGAATCTAACCCTAAAACCCCAGTGAACTTCTCAGCCTCCTCTCTGAATAAACCCCCCTCTGCTGCTGTAGCGTTGGGAAATGATGTCTCGGACCTGAATCTGAATAGTGCTGATCCGGACCTCCCCATCTTTGTTAGCACAAACGAACATGAACTATTTCAGGAAGCTGAAAATGCCCTAGAAATGCTAGATGATTTCGACTTTGACAGATTACTGGATGCTGCTTCTAATGGTAGCCCCCTCTCGGAGTCAGGGGGAGAGAATGGAAACACCACCCAGCCAACCTATGCCTCTCAAGTTATGCCCAAGGTGGTACCTACACTCCCAGAGGGTCTGCCTGTCCTCCTTGAAAAACGTATTGAAGACCTCCGTGTA GCTGCCAAACTTTTTgatgaagaaggaaggaaaaaattcttTACACAGGATATGAATAATATTCTTCTGGA CATTGAGTTACAGCTGCAGGAACTAGGCCCTGTCATTCGTAGTGGTGTCTACTCCCACCTTGAAGCTTTCGTGCCATGCAATAAAGAAACACTGGTAAAACGTCTGAAGAAGTTACATCTCAATGTCCAG gatGATCGTTTAAGAGAACCTCTGCAAAAGCTGAAACTGGCTGTCAGCAATGTCATGCCTGAACAGCTATTTAAATACCAGGAGGACTGCCAGGCTCGTAATCAGGCTAAGTGTGCCAA GTTTCATACAGATGAAGAACGAGAAAAAAATGGGTCCGAGGAAGATGATGAGGAGAAACCAGGGAAACGTGTGATAGGACCAAGGAAGAAATTCCACTGGGATGACACCATTAG AACTTTGTTATGTAACCTTGTTGAGATCAAATTGGGATGCTATGAGTTAGAGCCAAATAAAAGCCAGTCTGCTGAGGATTATCTTAAATCCTTTATGGAGACAGAGGTGAAACCATTGTGGCCTAAGGGCTGGATGCAGGCAAG aatGCTTTTTAAGGAAAGTCGGAGCGTACATAATCATCTTACTTCTGCTCC GGCAAAGAAAAAGGTGATTCCTGCACCTAAACCCAAAGTGAAG GAGTGTAGTCCAAAAAAGGACCAGAAAACTCCTGCATCCTCAGTGGCTTCAGTTGGTGGTCCTTCAACGAGCTCTAGCACATCGGCCGTGGCCTCTACCAGTTCTGGCTCcacgccagtgcaggagaccatcTGCCTTGATGACTCACTAGATGAAGAACTTTCCTTTCATCCACCTGCTCTGGATCTTGTTTCTGAAGCTTTAGCTGTTATCAACAATGGGAACAAGGGCCCTCCAGCTGGCTCAAGGATAAGTATGCCAACTGCAAAACCTCGTCCAGGactgagagaagaaaaattagCAAGTATCATGAGTAAACTGCCACTGGCTACGCCCAAAAAACTAGACTCTACTCAGACTGCACATTCGTCGAGTCTCATTGCTGGCCACACGGGGCCAGtaccaaagaaaccccaggattTAGCTCACACTGGCATCTCTTCAGGCCTTATTGCTGGTTCTTCAATTCAGAACCCAAAAGTTTCCTTAGAACCTTTGCCAGCCAGGCTGCTTCAGCAAGGACTGCAGAGGTCAAGCCAGATTCATGCTTCTTCCTCTTCACAGACCCAtgtctcctcctcttcccaaGCCCAGGTTGCTGCCTCTTCTCATACCCTGGGAACATCAGAGGCCCAAGACGCTTCTCCTTTAACTCAAGTAACAAAGGTGCACCAGCATTCAGCTGTCCAGCAGAACTATGTGTCTCCATTACAAGCAACTATTAGTAAATCACAGACCAACCCAGTGGTGAAGTTAAGTAATAATCCCCAGCTTTCCTGTTCATCCCCACTTACTAAGACTTCAGACAAGCCACTTATGTACCGCCTTCCCTTATCTACACCCCCACCTGGAAATGGTTCTCAAGGGTCCCACTCCCTGGTTTCTAGGACAGTACCTAGCACCACTACCTCCACTAACTATTTAGCCAAGGCGATGGTGTCACAAATCTCCACGCAGGGTTTCAAGTCCCCCTTCTCAATGGCTGCATCCCCAAAACTTGCCTCATCTCCAAAACCCGCCACGTCTCCTAAACCCTTGCCCTCAGCTAAGCCTTCTGCCTCACCCAAGCCCTCTCAGTCAGCTAAGCCTTCAGTATCGACTAAACTTATTTCTAAAAACAACCCAACTCCCAAACCTACTGTATCCCCAAGTTCTTCCAGTCCAAATGCACTAGTGGCCCAGAGTAGCCACTCGAGCAGTAACAACCCAGTCCATAAACAGCCCAGTGGAATGAACATCAGCAGACAGTCTCCCACCTTGAATTTATTGCCCTTGAATCGCACTTCAGGCCTTCCGTCTACAAAAAATCTTCAGGCCCCTTCAAAGCTAACAAACTCACCATCCACTGGAACTGTTGGGAAGAATAGCTTGAGTGGAATTGCAATGAATGTACCTGCCAGCAGAGGTAGCAACCTTAACTCAAGCGGAGCTAATAGGACTAGTCTGTCTGGGGGAACAGGAAGTGGAACACAGGGTGCTACTAAACCGTTGTCTACTCCACAGAGACCATCCTCTGCCTCAGGGTCTTCAGCGGCAACAGCCAGTGTGCAG TCCACAGCAGGAGCATCATTATTGGCTAATGCCTCACCTCTGACTCTCATGACATCACCTTTGTCTGTAACAAATCAAAATGTGACTCCTTTTGGGATGCTGGGTGGCCTTGTTCCAGTGACCATGCCCTTCCAGTTTCCCTTGGAGCTACTTGGCTTTGGAACGGACACAGCTGGAGTGACAACCACCTCGGGATCTACCTCAGCCGCTTTCCACCATAGCCTAACTCAGA ATTTACTAAAGGGTTTACAGCCAGGAGCTCAGCACGCAGCAGCGCTTTCCCACGCACCTCTGCCTACACATGTACAGCAAACATTTAATG ATGGAGGCCAAAGTAAAGGGGACACTAAGTTACCACGGAAATCTCAGTGA